From the genome of Miscanthus floridulus cultivar M001 chromosome 10, ASM1932011v1, whole genome shotgun sequence, one region includes:
- the LOC136484890 gene encoding disease resistance protein RPM1-like — protein MAEAALLALSKIGFYLAGEAATFVATKFSNLTELPNIVQRVRRQLLMMNLFIRKTGALYLSDELLKGWISEVRMLAYRVEDVMDNFSYHYLRYKNDQFLKRLSKGINYTAIFSGISDELIQIEKEIVHVSMLKDQWLRPVHELLPTQIHNSELQFPQYSVPQFMKDEDLVGIEKNSEQLTKWLRSDTQDLKVVSVCGMGGIGKTTLIANVYEKQRDNFKVLLWLTISQTYKSVEALLRKLLEMTRADSDSMEMGKRKSEGIDSMDILKVKTELRAVFGAKKYLVVLDDIWNPQVYESMRDVFEDSKNGSCIVITTRKEDVAALASKHYQLKLSPLGLKDALSLLCTKAFPYNDSESEDPSKVMELATDTSELLELANDIAKKSVVLPVAKCPLEMQVLAVNIAKKCGGLPLAIVSIGSLLSTRKLILPVWKQIYDQLPSELEKYAQVRGILSLSYYDLPGELRNCFLYCSMFPEDYPLPREKLVRLWIAEGFVVKKGNSTLEEVAEGCLMELIHRNMLQVVDNDELGGVSTFRMHDILRELALTISKVEMFGIVNDFGAVIQMDRDVRRLSAFRWRKMKNDASKMKFPRLRTLMASETIVMSIPSILSESKYLTVLELQDSEVTTLPASIGHLFNLRYIGLRNTGISVLPESIENLINLQTLDVKSTNIRNLPHGIVKLTKLRHILADRYADVKQSEFRYFVGVEAPIGLSNLEELQTLETVQSSIYLAEQLENMMQLRSVWIENITTAHCSKICKVLSMMPLLDSLLLSASNVNEPLSFEDLKPTSTKLHRLIVRGCWAGRTLKCPMFEHHGGNLKYLALSGCHLGGEDPLVFLASHAPHLSYLRLNNINSKHELVVPADSFTHLKTLVLMGLHDVSFLDIGHGSLPVIEGIYITSLPKLATVPQGIENCHCLKKLWLLGLHVDFKAQWNNKGMKQKMQHVPEIRI, from the coding sequence ATGGCTGAAGCAGCTCTCCTTGCTCTCTCAAAGATCGGTTTCTATTTAGCAGGAGAAGCTGCAACTTTTGTGGCGACCAAGTTTTCTAATTTGACAGAGCTACCGAACATAGTGCAGCGTGTGCGAAGGCAACTTTTGATGATGAATCTCTTCATACGGAAGACAGGTGCACTGTATCTCAGTGATGAACTCCTGAAGGGATGGATCTCAGAGGTACGAATGTTGGCCTACCGTGTTGAGGATGTAATGGATAACTTTTCATACCACTATCTTCGATACAAGAATGACCAATTCCTGAAAAGACTGAGCAAAGGAATAAACTATACTGCGATATTTAGTGGAATATCTGATGAGCTAATTCAGATTGAGAAGGAAATTGTACATGTTTCCATGCTGAAGGATCAATGGTTGAGACCAGTTCATGAGCTTCTTCCAACTCAAATCCACAACAGCGAACTACAATTCCCTCAGTACAGTGTGCCCCAATTTATGAAAGACGAAGATCTTGTGGGGATTGAGAAAAACAGCGAGCAGCTAACGAAATGGTTGAGGTCAGATACACAAGATCTTAAGGTGGTATCAGTTTGTGGTATGGGTGGAATAGGAAAGACCACCCTGATCGCAAATGTATACGAGAAGCAAAGGGATAACTTTAAGGTGCTTTTGTGGCTTACTATTTCACAGACATACAAGAGCGTGGAGGCATTGCTGAGGAAGTTACTTGAGATGACAAGAGCTGACAGTGACAGCATGGAAATGGGgaagaggaaatcagaaggcattGACAGCATGGACATCCTCAAGGTTAAAACAGAGTTAAGGGCAGTGTTTGGAGCAAAGAAGTATTTAGTTGTATTAGATGACATATGGAACCCCCAAGTGTATGAATCAATGCGAGATGTGTTTGAAGATTCTAAAAATGGAAGTTGCATTGTTATCACAACAAGGAAAGAGGATGTGGCTGCTCTTGCTTCCAAGCATTATCAGCTCAAGCTTAGTCCATTAGGTCTGAAGGATGCTCTTTCCCTACTCTGCACTAAAGCTTTTCCTTACAATGACTCCGAGTCTGAGGACCCATCAAAGGTAATGGAGTTAGCTACTGATACTTCAGAACTCCTGGAGCTAGCTAATGATATTGCAAAGAAAAGTGTGGTCCTGCCAGTTGCCAAGTGCCCATTAGAGATGCAGGTGCTAGCTGTTAATATTGCAAAGAAATGTGGGGGCTTGCCTTTGGCAATTGTATCTATAGGAAGCTTACTTTCTACAAGGAAGCTAATTCTGCCAGTTTGGAAGCAGATATATGATCAACTTCCCTCTGAACTAGAGAAGTATGCACAGGTTCGTGGAATTCTAAGCCTGAGCTACTATGACTTGCCAGGAGAGCTTAGAAATTGCTTTCTGTACTGCAGCATGTTCCCTGAAGATTATCCCTTGCCAAGGGAAAAGCTTGTGCGACTATGGATTGCAGAAGGGTTTGTAGTAAAGAAAGGGAACAGTACACTAGAGGAAGTTGCAGAGGGCTGTCTCATGGAACTGATCCATCGAAACATGTTGCAAGTTGTTGATAATGATGAACTTGGTGGGGTGAGTACATTCAGAATGCATGATATCTTGAGAGAGTTAGCCCTTACAATCTCTAAAGTAGAGATGTTTGGTATTGTTAATGATTTTGGTGCAGTAATTCAAATGGATAGAGATGTACGTCGCTTGTCTGCATTTAGATGGAGGAAGATGAAAAACGATGCATCCAAGATGAAATTTCCACGCCTGCGGACGCTAATGGCAAGTGAAACCATTGTGATGTCTATACCTTCAATATTATCTGAATCCAAATACCTTACTGTCCTTGAATTGCAAGACTCAGAAGTCACCACATTACCTGCATCAATTGGTCATCTGTTTAATCTACGTTACATTGGTCTGAGAAATACAGGAATAAGCGTACTGCCAGAATCTATAGAGAATCTCATCAATCTTCAGACTCTTGATGTCAAGTCAACCAATATTAGAAATCTGCCACATGGGATTGTGAAGCTCACTAAGCTTAGGCACATTCTTGCTGACAGATATGCTGATGTGAAGCAGTCAGAGTTCCGGTACTTTGTTGGAGTGGAGGCACCTATAGGGCTTTCAAATCTGGAAGAACTTCAAACTCTTGAGACTGTGCAATCAAGTATTTACTTGGCCGAGCAGCTTGAGAATATGATGCAGCTAAGGAGCGTGTGGATTGAAAACATAACTACTGCCCATTGTAGCAAGATTTGTAAGGTTTTGTCAATGATGCCGCTTCTTGATAGCTTGCTTCTCTCTGCTAGTAATGTGAATGAGCCACTTTCTTTTGAGGATCTCAAACCAACTTCCACAAAGCTCCACAGGTTGATTGTCAGAGGTTGTTGGGCTGGCAGAACACTGAAGTGCCCAATGTTTGAGCACCATGGGGGAAATCTTAAGTATCTAGCTCTTAGCGGTTGTCACCTTGGGGGAGAAGATCCATTGGTGTTCCTCGCATCACATGCCCCACACCTGTCCTATCTAAGACTCAACAACATAAACAGTAAACACGAATTAGTTGTTCCTGCTGACTCCTTCACTCACCTTAAGACACTTGTTTTGATGGGTTTGCATGATGTGAGTTTTCTGGACATTGGACATGGTTCACTTCCAGTCATTGAGGGTATATACATTACATCGCTACCAAAGCTAGCTACAGTCCCTCAAGGAATTGAAAACTGTCACTGTCTTAAGAAGCTTTGGTTGCTTGGTCTCCACGTGGATTTCAAAGCTCAATGGAACAATAAGGGCATGAAACAAAAGATGCAGCATGTTCCAGAGATCCGCATCTAG